One genomic region from Balaenoptera acutorostrata chromosome 1, mBalAcu1.1, whole genome shotgun sequence encodes:
- the PCP4L1 gene encoding Purkinje cell protein 4-like protein 1 — protein MSELNTKTSPATNQAAGPEEKGRAGNTKKAEEEEEIDIDLTAPETEKAALAIQGKFRRFQKKKKDPSS, from the exons cttAACACCAAAACATCCCCGGCAACCAACCAGGCAGCTGGCCCAGAGGAAAAGG GGAGAGCTGGCAATACCAAgaaggctgaggaggaggaggagattgATATTGATCTGACGGCACCAGAAACAGAGAAGGCTGCCCTTGCTATTCAGGGCAAGTTCCGGcgattccagaaaaagaaaaaggatcccAGTTCCTGA